GTGGATCTTAGTATCCTGTTTTTCAGCCAGTGAACGACTAGGTATGCGAACATAAAGGCAAAGATTCCGCCCTGGACCCCTGAAAAATGTGTAACGTAAAACTGGGATCCGGATATGTAACCGTAGGAGCTTAGAACCGCGAATATACCTGTAAGCAGTGAAACTGTTTCTTCTGCGTGTCCAATCGGAGCCTTGATATTAAACGAGTTGTTGTGGTAAAATCCTTCCACCAGGAATATGAGGCCGCCGGCCCCCATTATAATCCCCAGAAAAATGTCTCCGAATACAGGGCCGATAAAGTTCCAGGTCTGGACTAATGCTAGGAACAGGAAGAAGTTCATCAGTGCGAGGCTCACATTGAACGGATTGAATATTCTCCTGGTGTTATCGACCCAGATACCTGTCTCCTTTAACAGGTCTTTAGTCTCCGTGTTCGATTTCCTCCAGTCAAAGGCAAAGGATTTGATTCTTTTCTTGGTATCCGCCTCTACAATTTCCTTGTTATACTTTTGTGGCCAGTTTGGCGTAGAAAGACTTAAACTCCATTTACCGTTCTTTTTGTCGGCGTAAAGAACAAAATCAAAATCTCCGTAATGGGTCCACCGGATCTTACCTCTTTCCTCATATGCTTTACCCCAGTTTTTAGCTCCTCCCATAACATTCAAGCCTCTAGAAAACTTCCTCAAACAACATAGCTATACTAGCATCCTTTTGTTGTATCATACCGCGATTATCTCAGAAAGGGTTATAACCATTATTTCCCATAGCTTGAACCCTTTTTGTTATCTTAAGCTTCTCAATGCCCGACAACATGATGAATGTTGCAGGTATCTTTAGTTCCAATATCTTCAATTGGTAGATACTCTAATGTTTAGCTGTATTAATTATTTTTCTAGCTCTCAGCCTGCTTGTACTGTCTTCTGTAGCTTCCGCTCCACGTTTTCCCCTTCCTGTATAAGCCTTTCAAGGTTGGATTCAAACTCACTTAACTGCGCTTCTTCACGTTGATTGGCCACATCTGCATTCTGCATAGCACTCTGTAAAACCTGGTCTTCCTGTTTTATATCCTGGAGGAACTGCCTTATCTCCTGGGCTTCTTCAGCAAGCTCTTCCTTTTCCTGGTTTAAGTGCTGGGTTTCCTGTTTTACTTGTTTCATCATCTGTTTTCTTTTCTGATGTATCTGTTTTAGTTCCTGTTCAATATTCTGGTCTTCATTTTTCAGTTGTTTCAAGAATGATACTGCTTTGTTCTCTTCCTTAGAGTTTGAACCTTCTTCCAGGCTTTCTTTCTCATAGTTTTTGATCAGACCCTCAAGCTCCTGATCCTCCTCTACATGCTTTTCCTCTATCTGGTCAAGCTCTTTGATCTCCTCGTTCAATCCATTCAACACTTCTTCAACTAAGCGGAGTTTTTCCAGAGCGTCGTTTATCTCATCCGCTGTCTGTGCTTCCTGCTGGAGAAGATTTTCCATATCTCCTAGTTCTTCCTCGTTAGACGAAACCGCTCGATAGAGTTCATCGACTGATTCTGCTTCACCTATCTGTCTGATAACATTTTCCTCATCTCTTAGAATCTGATCAAGCTCCTGTCTATCCTGGCTTTCTTTTCTACTGATATCTTTTTCCTCTTTTTCTATCTGTATTATTTCGTTTTCCTCAAGACTTTCCAGAAGACTATCTATTTTCTGCTCTATGTCCTCCAGTTCCAAAGTTTCCTGTTTATCTTCTTTCTCAATACTTAGAATATCTTTCAGACCACTTGCCTTTTGTTCTTCCCGGGCTGTTTGATTTTCTTTCCTTTTTTCATCTTCTATCTCTTCTTGAAGTTCCTCAAGCTGTTCCTTGTATTTTTGTTTTTCCTCCTTAGTCTTTAGCTTCTCTCTACGGTATTCGGGGAACATTCTACCGATCAAAGGAAGACTTCCAAGTACTCTTGTAGTCCAAGAATATTTTTTGCGTCTAGCCATTTTTTATCAATTTGTCATTGCTTGTTCATGAAGCTTTTGAGATAAGGATTTCTCTCTGCACGTGATAGCTTTCCCGCCTTATCATCGTTACGTAACTTGTCCCTGCATACAGTATGAATATCAGAGACGTTCCGAGGTACGATGAAACGTCTTCTACAAACTTTAACTGGTCAAAACCGATTATTGTGGCCACACTGGTTACAACGCTGGCGTAGAAAAATACTTTGAGAACGGCCTGAAACATCTTCATATACCTGTAATATTTTAGTGCGTTATTGTATCTCTCTAACTCTTCATCATCAAGCCTTTTCTCAAGATAGATCCTGACATCCTTATCAGCTTTTCCCAGAGGCGTCAGCTCAAACAGGTAATCCTTGATCCTCATTATATAGAGGTTTTTTTGCGACCGTTTGGTATAAAACTTTCATCAAAACTAGTTGAACCATGAATCCAGATTCTAAAACAGTAGCTGCATCAGCAGTATTCTTGGTATTGGGCGGTGCTCTTGGCGGAGCAGCCACCTACAACTACATGCAGTCTGAGATCCAGAATTTGGATGATAGACTTGAGAATCTTGAAAGCAGTGCAAATGTGGTCAGATTGAACTATACTGAAAATACCGGTCTTTCCTCACTTTTCGATTCTGTGGATCAATCAACAGTATATATCAGAGCGAATGGTACAGGAAGATCCCAGGGTTCAGGATTTGTATATGATGAAACCGGTCATATTGTTACTAATGAACATGTAGTTGCAGACGCTGACAGAGTAGAAGTAGGATTTATCGATGGTTCTACACGGAGAGCAAGAATTGTTGGAACCGATCCATACACTGACCTAGCGGTTCTAAAGGTCAACAAGAGAGATCTTGATCCTCTGGAGCTAGCGGATTCTTCAGAAGTGAAGGTCGGACAGAAAGCGGTAGCTGTAGGAAATCCATTCGGGCTCAGAAGCTCGATTACCTCCGGTATAATATCACAGAAAGGTAGAAGCCTGAGAACTCAAGGAGGATTTTCAACACCTAATGTTCTTCAGACAGATGCCGCAATCAATCCAGGTAACTCAGGAGGCCCATTAATGAACCTTAAAGGAGAGGGGGTTGGTGTCAATACTGCCATTGAATCTAATACAGGAACTTTCTCAGGAGTAGGATTTGCAATTCCATCCAACACCGTCAGAAACGTTATCCCATCATTAATTGAAGACGAAGATCATCAACATCCATGGCTCGGAATATCCGGTGTCGATATCAGCCCGGAAATCGCTGATAGAATGAATCTGAAAAATACTACAGGATTCCTAGTGGTCAATGTGATAGATGACAGCCCGGCCGATAAAGCAGGGCTGAAAGCAGGAAACAGAACAGAGGAAATTAACGGTAACTCTGTAAGGCTTGGGGGAGACGTGATAACAGCCATAAATGGAAAAAAGATGAGAGGTATAAACGACATTTTGCTTTACCTCTCCCGGGAAACGGAAGTAGATGAAGAGGTAAATGTAACTGTTATCCGGGACAACGAGAAAGTTGACAGGGAAGTGACTCTTGGCGCTAGGTCAGATCAGTGAGGACTGTATCTAAGTAAGGCAGCGATTCCACCAAGTTTCTCAATTCTTTCCCCGGCTTCATGATCTTTGTGTATGATGATTGTCTCACCGCCGTTGTTTTCCACAGTCTCTGATAAATCCGGGTTTTCACGGTTCTTTTCAGGGGTGATCAGAAGTCTTTCTACGGCGCCTTGCTCCGCTAGTTCCTTGACAGGCTCTCCATAGCTTGCGTTCCCATCATCTCTAACTCCCTCAAGTAATTCTTCAACTACCTCGGTTTCCTCAGATATTCTCGAGTCCTCAACCACTTTCTTCAGACCTCCGCGTTTTATTGCCTCCCTCAAACCGGTTTCACCTGTCACAGATGTATCCTGTAAAAATACTTTCGACTGTATATCATCGGAGAGCAGATTCTTTACCTTGTTCTTCTCCATTCCTGGCCCAGCCAGAATGATGTTTTCTAGGTCACTTGCTGATCTCTCAACCGTTGATTTGACCTTCTTATAGAATCCGTCACCTTCCTTCTGGTCGGCATACATTTTTCCTGGAATGTTTTGCTCCACGCCAGACATATTCTTGATGCCTGATTCCTCCACCATGAAAAAGTCGGCCTTACCTTTCTCAACAAGGCAGAAAAGTACTTGGTATGACCGTTTCTCCTCCATCTCCTCTAGCTTGTTGAAATCCTCTCCTGTGAAGTTTCGCCAGATATCGAACTCCATCTCCGGCTCCAAGTTGAAGGTGTGGTATCCCAATTCAATATCATCGCTTCCCTCGGTAATTTCACCGGTAACTCTTAGACGATTCTCTTGGTATTTGATCTTCTCTGTCTCAAGCGTTAGTTTCAGTGTTTTTTTCTCCCGTCCATCCAGTTTGGTTCTCTGTGTTAGAGCTCTCAGAGTATCTCCGGGCTTAATAAAGTCTTTCAGGTGCCAGAGATCATCCTCATTTTCGATTCTGATCTTGGCATAGCCTTCACCTCTATCAGTGTTTAACAGTTTCATTATATTAGAGAAGTCAACCTACAAATAAAAACCTAGAAACTTTAAGAATAATCCATGGAAGAGAAGTTCGGAGTAGTCGTAGCTATGGGTTTAGCTATTTTCGGTTTAGCTTTCGTGGCAAACAGCGCAGATTTGGACTTTATTGATACTTCGGAACAAGATACTGAGAGTGTATTTATTGATAAGAGCTACGATAAAATCGGAGAATCAAATCCTGACGACCGTGTCATCGAGTTCGGAGATTTCCCTGTAGGAGAAGCCCGTGGAAACATTAGAGCGTACAGAAATGACAGAGCTTCCATCTCTGACTCTTTATTTTCCTTATTTGGTGGAGAAAAAATAGTTTTCAGATACAACGCCACTCAGCCGGAAACAGGAAATGTTTCGTTTGAAGTCCTAGGTAGAGAAGGAAAAGGAGATGTCTATGTAGAAGTGAATGATCGAAGGCTTTATTCTGAACCATTGATAGCTACAGGATCTCCGAGAATTGAAGTCCCTCAGACAGCTCTGAAACCGGGTATTAACCGGTTCGAGATTGGAGTGGAAAGGAATTCATTCTTCGGATCAACAGAGTATGCGCTTGAGGAAGTTGAGACCCGGGTCAACGATAGAAAATTCCATGACTACGAAGATAATTTCCAGGTCTACAGCTATGAACTACAGGATTACGTTGAGTCACCGTTAACGTTCACAATAACTAAATCGTTAAAGGCATCACCTCTTGAAATCATTATTAACGATCAGACAGTATACTCGAAAGACCAGGTAAGATCACAAAATGAAGTTGAAATTACGCCTAGAAATGCCAATCTTACACCGGGATCAAATGAGATAACATTTTCGACAGACAAGCCTTCACGGTACGATATTGAAAATGCACAGATGACCATTAGATACATAGGGAACGTTGAAAGACAGAATATTGAATTCGACTTCCCTATCAATAATAACCAATTAGATCTAGTCAACAATGATGATACAACGGAGTATATCAGCTTTGAATATCAGAACCTACTGCCATCCCCTAGACCTGTAGACATCAAACTAAATGATTATCAAGAAACTTTGAACCCTAGAAACGGAGAAAACTCTATAGAGTTAGAGGAAGGAGTTATACAGCAGGAAAACAGTTTTTCATTTAGAAGCAACGGCACATACCAACTTGACAAACTGAGGATATATACAGAAGGTGAGGAATAAGTGGGCTGGGGAAAGTATGTTGGTTTATTCATTCTTGGTTGTATACCGCCTTTCCTGTTCATTGGAGGGCCGGTACTTTTTCCCTTGTTAGGTGCTTTCTGGGGGTATGTCAAGTTCTGCATCAAAGTCGATATTATCGTAATTTATCTGATTGTAAGGCTGCCTATCTGGCTCTTCATACAGTTACCTCTTTACAGCCTCAAGTACAGTACTCAAAAGATAGATGAAGTCTTCAGCCGAGGATTCAATGCTTTAAACAGGAGAAGAAAGCTTTCAGTTTTCTTTATTACAGTATTTGGCCTCTTTTTTGCATTTTTATTTCCGTTTAACACGAGTTTTCAGCCATTAAATCCTTTTTTCTGGTGGAGCAATATCATTAATGCATTGAGGGTTGCAGTTGGAGCATTAGGAACCACGATAATATTTTTGACAATTATTGAAACTTTCTCAGGAGGGGTTGCACAAAAAGAGATGCCTGGAAAATGGGCGAAATCAGAGCTGTTTGCCGAGCAGGATGCTGCAGTCGCAGCAGTTGCTCAAAGCGCTGACTCGGCTCAGAGAGCGGTTGAGGGAGCAATGAAAGCCAATGAAACCAAAAACAAAGCTCAGGGAGTTTACAGCGATATTAAGACGGCTGATACTAAAGGATCTATCAAGGCCCTTCCGAAAGATATGGGGAAGGCCCTGACGAATCTTGGAGAATCATTTGGTTTAGAAGTAGAAGCAGGAGCAGCTGAAGCAGAGGCGGGAGCAGCCGCTGCAGCATCTAACCCGCTTGGCTGGATGGCTGTAGGAGTTTTCTTATTTGCCTTGTTTATCTTTGTGGTTCAATTAGTATTTGTCACAGCTTATTTCATCGGATTTCTTCAGTTCGTAGCGCCAATAGTTTTAGGGCCGGTTGCAGCTGCTCTTGGCCTTGGCTCTGATTACGGTAATTATCTCGGAGGTGAAGTAGCTGATAGATATCTTGCAGGACTAAGGGTAAACTTTGACACATACGTCGATCCTGTACTTGAAGCTAGACAACGAGTTTACTGTCTGCTTCAAGGCCCTGCCTGTATGAGACAGTGGAGACTTAATAATACCCGCACTCCAGGCTCTAATGCTGTTGGAGAACAGTATCTGCTCAGCATCAACAGGTTTGAGGTAGGTTCAGGTGATAGATTGGATATTGCTTACAAGGATGGTGACTATAAGGTACCTACATCTTTCGGCTTGAAGAATTCAAGGAACGGGTTGAAAGGAATCAATGCATTGAATGTAAGCTATAGGATACGTGTTATAGACTTTGATAGAGGCAGAGATGATCCATTCTGTGATACTGAATGGACGCCCGTCAGTGGTTTTGATATACGAGAAGATGCTGAAGGACGTTTCAAAGGTAATGACCTTTATCCTGGCACTGCGGCAAATACAAACTTCCTGACTCTAGATGAATTTAACTTGAAGAACTGTGGGTTGTTACAGCCTGGAGCAGGTGAGACAAGAACTGTGATACTTGATGTGAAGTATGATTACTTCTCTCAGGCCACGCTATACTTTGATGCTATGGCACAGGAAACACTACTATCAGATCCTAGTATTGAGAAGAATTGGAAGAAATCTGAAACAGCTGATACTCCTGTAAAGTCCGCGCTGAACGTTAATTCGCCGGTACTGTTTGATCAAAGCGAAGGTGATTCACAACCGTTCTCAATGAGAACCACACTCTTCACAGAGGAAAGAAATATTGAATACAAGATAAATGAATTACAGGTTAGGAAATCATCACAAGTAAGAAAAGCAGAAGGTGCTAACCGGAACTGCCAACTTGAATCTGCTAGTGGGAGAGGCGAAAATGTCATGGTACCCTCTGATAACGCGCCAGGAATAGGAGACAACGAAAAAGATGGTGAAACCAGGTGGTATGATTCAACCAATAGTCCCCCGTTCTTTGGATGTATAATGGAGCTTAAAGATATTGGCTCCATAAGTCCGGAAGGTGAAACACTTACCATGGGGGTTGCCTCAAACTACACGTTAAAACTTGAAGAACCTCTAGATAGATTCAGAGTGCTTAACACGCGATGCACGGAATTTAACTGTCCTCTTTTGGTAACCAGGAATTTCGCTGATTCACAGGAAAGTAAAGATAACTGGAAACACAAATGTGAAGGCCCTGATGCCGGTAGAACAGGAGGAACAGCAGGTTGTTCAGTCGTACAGGGAGATCCAAACGACTGGTCTACAATAGGAGAAGATCTTATGACAGGTAATAAATCACTTGAATCAAGGATTGAAAGAGGTGAAATAGCTATTGATCCATTCCAAGTTGATGAATTAGGCGGTCCTAGCTACAATCTGACGAACATCCCAGCTCTTACTGGAAATGCTGGTAATGATGGGAGAACAGGGAAAGTTGCCGTAGGTTTGACACAGGATAAACTTGACCAGATAGAAAATGATTACTACTCCAGATTCGGAGATATAGAAGGTAGAGGTTTTGCACTGGTATCATATCTGAATACCGAAGGGGATAGAGATGTAGAGGTTAAAGAACTAGAATATATACTGTGTCGACAAGAAGGAGACCGTAAAAAATATGCCAGATACTTAGCCCAAACCCGGTACTTTGGTCAGGAACCGGCTTGGGTATCGTTCAGTCCTGCATTCACAAACTGTGGAAGCGATAAACTATGGGAGAGCTTCGGTAAGGGATTCAAAAGTGAACAGAAGA
This portion of the Nanohaloarchaea archaeon SW_7_43_1 genome encodes:
- a CDS encoding trypsin, yielding MNPDSKTVAASAVFLVLGGALGGAATYNYMQSEIQNLDDRLENLESSANVVRLNYTENTGLSSLFDSVDQSTVYIRANGTGRSQGSGFVYDETGHIVTNEHVVADADRVEVGFIDGSTRRARIVGTDPYTDLAVLKVNKRDLDPLELADSSEVKVGQKAVAVGNPFGLRSSITSGIISQKGRSLRTQGGFSTPNVLQTDAAINPGNSGGPLMNLKGEGVGVNTAIESNTGTFSGVGFAIPSNTVRNVIPSLIEDEDHQHPWLGISGVDISPEIADRMNLKNTTGFLVVNVIDDSPADKAGLKAGNRTEEINGNSVRLGGDVITAINGKKMRGINDILLYLSRETEVDEEVNVTVIRDNEKVDREVTLGARSDQ
- a CDS encoding mRNA surveillance protein pelota, which gives rise to MKLLNTDRGEGYAKIRIENEDDLWHLKDFIKPGDTLRALTQRTKLDGREKKTLKLTLETEKIKYQENRLRVTGEITEGSDDIELGYHTFNLEPEMEFDIWRNFTGEDFNKLEEMEEKRSYQVLFCLVEKGKADFFMVEESGIKNMSGVEQNIPGKMYADQKEGDGFYKKVKSTVERSASDLENIILAGPGMEKNKVKNLLSDDIQSKVFLQDTSVTGETGLREAIKRGGLKKVVEDSRISEETEVVEELLEGVRDDGNASYGEPVKELAEQGAVERLLITPEKNRENPDLSETVENNGGETIIIHKDHEAGERIEKLGGIAALLRYSPH